CAAAGCAGAGCAATCCACCTAAACCGTCCTAAGATTTGGAGCTGGAATAATCCACCGATGGGTTCCGGGTTCGGccatggagcggcggcggtggccgtggcGCTGGTTTCTTGGCTGTGCTTCGCTTCAGCGGGCGTCGGCGCGATAGGGGCGAACTGGGGCACGCAGACGAGCCACCCGCTCCCGCCGGACACGGTGGTGCGGATGCTCAAGGACAACGGGTTCCAGAAGGTGAAGCTGTTCGACGCCGAGGAGGGCACCATGAACGCCCTCAAGAAGAGCGGGCTGGAGGTGATGGTCGGCATCCCCAACGACATGCTGCTGACGATGGCCTCCAACATAAAGTCCGCCGAGAAGTGGGTGTACACGAACGTCTCCAGCTACCTCAACGACGGCGTCAACATCCGGTATTTGCTTCTGTATCTCTGCATCTTCTGATTACGGTTACTGCTCTTCAAATCACTCTGAATTTTCAGTCCTAATGATCTAGCGTGAACTGTGAGTCTAAGGAGATAAGATGATTTTCATGCTTCCGTTGCTTAGTGTTGATTGATGGCAAATGATTTATGATTGAAACTCATAGCTGCTTAAATGTTCGACATGGAAAGTAGTAACTTTTCATCTCCGTACACGACAAACACTTGCCATTTTGTGCTAACGATCTAGGGTGGCAAATGATTTAAGCTCGTAGCTGGTTAAATGTTTGACTTGGAAAGTAGTAATTCATCATCTCCATACATGACAACGGTTTGGCATCTTTCATCGCACTTTTAGTAAATTTGTGTGCATGCTGTAGTTTAGACATGAAACGGCCGACATTTTAAGCTGCCCATCTATTACTTTGCACGCTTGCTTGGGTGCATCGGAACATGTCATTGTTTGTATGTGAGAAATGTTCAGCGTGTTTGTTTCATTAGCAAATGGGGAGCTTTACGTTCCGCATCACTAGATCAATGCCTGTACTGTTTTGAAGAATCTACTTTGCTGataattttgttttgtttgcaaGGTATGCTTCGCTGTTGACTTGTTATATGGAAATCTGAAATGTCTTAAGTTTTCACGAGCATTGCAGCAAGGTGTTGCATGGCTGCACCAAAAATCATGTACATTTGTACTCTACAAAAAAACTATCGATACCGCAACTGTAGCGATTCAATCTTAGCTAGATATTTTGTGTATCCCTTCTCTCTGTTTTGGGAGTATTAGCATTTCCAGATACGATCCATTATTCTACGTATCAAAATTTCAAggctttttttaaaagaaaacgaAACTGCTAAATAGCATGTGCCTGGAAAAGTGCCCGTAAAACATCAGAACTGATATTAATACTGCATTGCAAAGCACTATCACATTATATACTGCATTGCGAAgcattatttctttttttttattattacttCAAAACCTGACTGATTATAATCTGTGCGGTGCCCTACATTCGTCTTTCAGCAAGTTTTGAATAATCGGCATATTTTGTACATGCACCATGTCTTTTAAATTGGCCACTTGACCACTTCTCCCTGCCTTGATCCTTAATGGCACCACTGCTTGCAAGCAAAGCTCTTTAAAAGCAAAAGAATGCCTTGTAAGCATCACATGTAACAGGCACAATGGCACTTCATTTTTGCCTCCCAACAGTAGCTGATAGCTTAGATAGAATAATACCAGTGGCATTCACAAACTCAGATTCGTGAATCGACTAACAGAATCCATAAGCTATTTAATTGATACTCTCTTTTCCAGCTTTTATGGAAAACATACAACTATCAATCTTTTCATATCTTCTGCATAAAATTTTCATGTACACATCTTGTTCTTGTAAGCTAACATCTTTGTTGCATGAAGGAAGAGTCTACCTTGATTGTTAAGCGCACTCTTGTAATTTACAAAATGCTGTACCAGTACCATATTTTTTTGAACTAGCTATCTGAGCTACTTGCGTGCATATGATGACACTTCTGCTTGCACCGCATGTTGTAAATGAAAGATAGTCTATGCAAGATAGTACTTTGCTTCATGTTCTGAATCCCGCAACCAATTCCATTGACCATTCTGCAATGATGTGTTCTTGATGCTAACTCAGTCAACCATCTGCATGATGTGGTCTCACCTCTTTATTTGTCCTATTTCACTGTTAGGTACGTTGCAGTTGGGAATGAGCCATTTTTGGAGACATACAATGGAAGCTTTCTGCAAACCACTTATCCCGCCATCAGAAACATTCAAAGTGCACTTATAAAGGCTGGTTTGGGCAATCAAGTTAGAGTCACATGCCCTCTGAATGCCGATGTCTATGCATCACCAACCACCAAGCCTTCTGACGGGGACTTCCGCACAGATATTCATGATCTGATGATCGCTATTGTAAAATTGCTCAGCGACAATGGTGGAGCTTTCACTGTCAACATATACCCTTTCATAAGCCTCTACATTGATCCAAATTTCCCTGTGGACTATGCCTTCTTTGAAGGGGCCTCGTCACCCATTGTTGATGGTTCCATTACTTACACAAACATGTTCGATGCGAACCATGACACACTTATATGGGCTCTGAAAAAGAATGGCTTTGGAAACCTCCCAGTCATTGTTGGGGAGATCGGATGGCCTACTGATGGGGACAGGAACGCTAATGCTCAGATGGCTCAGCGCTTCAACCAAGGCTTCATGACTCATATTGCCTCTGGTCGAGGAACGCCGATGCGGCCTGGACCTGTTGATGCTTACTTGTTCAGTCTAATTGACGAGGACGAGAAGAGCATCCAACCAGGAAATTTTGAGCGGCACTGGGGTATCTTTACTTATGACGGATGGCCAAAATACCAACTGAATCTCGGGACAGCAAATTCAGGCGGCCTTGTGAGAGCAAAGGGCGTGAAGTACCTTGAAAAGAAGTGGTGTGTACTGAAGCCTTCAGTGCCCCTCAACGATCCGAAGATCGCAGACAATGTGGGTTATGCATGTTCCATGGCAGACTGTACCAGCCTTGGTTATAAGACTTCATGCGGGATGCTGGACGAAAGTGGTAACATCTCATATGCGTTCAACAACTACTACCAGAAGAACGACCAAGATGATGTTGCCTGTGGGTTTCAAAACCTCGCGACCACCACCGGCCAAGACCCCAGCACTGGGACATGCAGATTTGGTATCATGATAGAGGTCGACTCTGCCTTCTCATTGGGGCTGCAGCGGCTTGGAAGCAACTTCTTCTTGATGCTCCTGCTTGTGCTTCTCCAGCTATGCCTGTCGTTCTCATAAATGCTTGTTTTCTGGAGATGAGCATAAAAGTATAAACAATCTGACAGCTTGAGGATATTTGATGTCTGTTGTCAGTATCATTCATGTAGGAACCTTTTTTGTTTAaccttttttcttctcttctgaAGGAAATTGCGGACAGCGGTTCCATCCATGCTTGGATTATTGTTAGGTTAGATTTGATCCATCAGCACCATTTGTGATGG
This window of the Panicum virgatum strain AP13 chromosome 1K, P.virgatum_v5, whole genome shotgun sequence genome carries:
- the LOC120645437 gene encoding glucan endo-1,3-beta-glucosidase 6-like; protein product: MGSGFGHGAAAVAVALVSWLCFASAGVGAIGANWGTQTSHPLPPDTVVRMLKDNGFQKVKLFDAEEGTMNALKKSGLEVMVGIPNDMLLTMASNIKSAEKWVYTNVSSYLNDGVNIRYVAVGNEPFLETYNGSFLQTTYPAIRNIQSALIKAGLGNQVRVTCPLNADVYASPTTKPSDGDFRTDIHDLMIAIVKLLSDNGGAFTVNIYPFISLYIDPNFPVDYAFFEGASSPIVDGSITYTNMFDANHDTLIWALKKNGFGNLPVIVGEIGWPTDGDRNANAQMAQRFNQGFMTHIASGRGTPMRPGPVDAYLFSLIDEDEKSIQPGNFERHWGIFTYDGWPKYQLNLGTANSGGLVRAKGVKYLEKKWCVLKPSVPLNDPKIADNVGYACSMADCTSLGYKTSCGMLDESGNISYAFNNYYQKNDQDDVACGFQNLATTTGQDPSTGTCRFGIMIEVDSAFSLGLQRLGSNFFLMLLLVLLQLCLSFS